In Leptospira wolffii serovar Khorat str. Khorat-H2, the DNA window TTCCGCCGGATGCACAAGCGCCTTCCGTTCGGATCGCGGGTTTGTCACCTAATCCGAGTAAGTTGGCGGCGTAGGAACCCATCGTATTCTGCGCGTTGAATTCGTTACCCGCATAATTTCCTACATATACGGCTTGGATCTCTTTTCTATCGATTCCGGAATCCTTGATTGCTCCGTTACCCGCCTCCGTGACTAGATCTCGGAGAGTTCTGTCCTTATGATTTCCGTGAACCGTTTCGTAGGCTCCTATGATGGCTACTTCTCTCATATTCTTTCTCCTTACATTCCGATACCGGCGCCGCCGTCCACTCGGAGGAAAGTTCCCGTGATATAGGAAGCCTTGTCGGATAGGAAGAATTCTACTGCGTTTGCGATTTCTTGCTGGGTTCCCGGTCTCTTGAGAGGAATGAACATAGGATCGGTCAGTTTTTTCTGAACCTCTTCCGGAAGAGAAGCGGTCATGTCGGTTTGCACGTAACCGGGGCAAACCGCGTTGACTAGAACGTTTCTACCGGAGAATTCTCGAGCGGCCACTTTGGTCAGAGCGATAACCGCAGCCTTGGAAGAGGAATAGTTTGCCTGTCCGGGTTGGCCCGAAAGACCGGAAAGAGAAGAAATATTTACGATTCTTCCGGAAGGAGCCTTGAGAAGAAGTTTGGAAGCGGACTTAGTCATCAAGAAAACGCCTTTCGCGTTGACGTCCATCACGAAGTCGAACTCTTGCTCCGACATGCGAATGAAAAGATTATCCTTTAGAACTCCTGCGTTATTCACCAAGAAGTCTAGTTTACCGAATTTTTCTTTTACCGCGGAAATAGCCGCGTCGCAATCCTCCGGCTTGGTTACGTTTACCGGAAATCCCAGGGTTTTAACCCCGAATTCCTTTGCGATTTCAGCGGCAGCCTGCTCGATTTGCTCTTTGTTTAGGTCTACTACAACTACGTCTCCGCCATCTCTTGCGATCGTATTCGCTATCGCTCTTCCTAAACCTCTGGGTGATGCGGCTCCGGTAACTAAAGCT includes these proteins:
- a CDS encoding glucose 1-dehydrogenase; this encodes MAKQFEGKVALVTGAASPRGLGRAIANTIARDGGDVVVVDLNKEQIEQAAAEIAKEFGVKTLGFPVNVTKPEDCDAAISAVKEKFGKLDFLVNNAGVLKDNLFIRMSEQEFDFVMDVNAKGVFLMTKSASKLLLKAPSGRIVNISSLSGLSGQPGQANYSSSKAAVIALTKVAAREFSGRNVLVNAVCPGYVQTDMTASLPEEVQKKLTDPMFIPLKRPGTQQEIANAVEFFLSDKASYITGTFLRVDGGAGIGM